The following proteins are co-located in the Agromyces laixinhei genome:
- the xylA gene encoding xylose isomerase, which yields MPTPTRDDKFSFGLWTVGYNGTDPFGGPTRHPLDVVHVVEKLDELGAYGLTFHDDDLFAFGSTDAQRQGQIDRLKGALEATGIVVPMVTTNLFSAPVFKDGGFTSNDWAVRRFALRKVLRNIDLAAELGAATFVMWGGREGAEYDAAKDIRSALERYREAVNLLGDYVTGKGYDLRFAIEPKPNEPRGDILLPTVGHALAFIESLERPELVGLNPEVGHEQMAGLNFAAGIAQALYHDKLFHIDLNGQRGIKYDQDLVFGHGDLHNAFALVDLLEHGGPSTGSGTRGGPAYTGPRHFDYKPSRTEDETGVWESAAANMRTYLLLKERAAAFRADPEVQEALEAAKVPELAKPTLGDGESYDDLLADRTAFEDFDAGAYLGGKGFGFVRLQQLATEHLLGARG from the coding sequence ATGCCCACACCCACCCGCGACGACAAGTTCTCCTTCGGCCTCTGGACCGTCGGATACAACGGAACCGATCCGTTCGGCGGCCCCACGCGGCATCCGCTCGATGTCGTGCACGTCGTCGAGAAGCTCGACGAGCTGGGCGCCTACGGCCTCACCTTCCACGACGACGACCTGTTCGCGTTCGGCTCGACCGATGCCCAGCGCCAAGGCCAGATCGACCGCCTGAAGGGCGCGCTCGAGGCCACCGGCATCGTCGTGCCGATGGTCACCACGAACCTGTTCAGCGCGCCGGTGTTCAAGGACGGCGGCTTCACTTCGAACGACTGGGCGGTGCGCCGGTTCGCACTGCGAAAGGTGCTGCGCAACATCGATCTCGCGGCCGAGCTGGGAGCTGCGACCTTCGTGATGTGGGGCGGACGCGAGGGCGCCGAGTACGACGCTGCGAAAGACATCCGGAGCGCGCTCGAGCGGTACCGCGAGGCGGTGAACCTGCTCGGCGACTACGTGACCGGCAAGGGCTACGACCTCCGTTTCGCGATCGAGCCGAAGCCGAATGAGCCGCGCGGCGACATCCTGCTGCCCACGGTCGGCCATGCGCTCGCGTTCATCGAGTCGCTCGAGCGTCCTGAGCTGGTCGGCCTCAACCCCGAGGTCGGGCACGAGCAGATGGCGGGCCTCAACTTCGCCGCCGGCATCGCGCAGGCGCTGTACCACGACAAGCTCTTCCACATCGACCTCAATGGCCAGCGCGGCATCAAGTACGACCAGGACCTCGTGTTCGGCCACGGCGACCTGCACAACGCGTTCGCGCTCGTCGACCTGCTCGAGCACGGTGGCCCTTCGACGGGCTCAGGGACCAGAGGCGGGCCGGCCTACACCGGCCCGCGCCATTTCGACTACAAGCCGAGCCGCACCGAGGACGAGACCGGGGTGTGGGAGTCGGCGGCCGCGAACATGCGCACGTACCTGCTGCTGAAGGAGCGGGCGGCGGCGTTCCGCGCCGACCCCGAGGTGCAGGAGGCGCTCGAGGCGGCCAAGGTGCCCGAGCTCGCAAAGCCGACGCTCGGCGACGGAGAATCGTACGATGACCTGTTGGCCGACCGAACCGCGTTCGAGGACTTCGACGCCGGCGCCTACCTCGGCGGCAAGGGTTTCGGCTTCGTGCGCCTGCAGCAGCTCGCGACCGAGCACCTACTGGGCGCACGCGGCTAG
- a CDS encoding ROK family transcriptional regulator: MSDRAGTFDGVHRRNLSKLLGLVHLEGPLSRARLTGATGLNRSTVAALVAELVELGLVEERAPDPTNRVGRPSPVIAPHPDVTAITVNPEVDAVTIAAVGLDGRIPMRERVEVDHLVSPEETARLVADILTAWRSGPLSRARIVAVGLAVPGLVRASDGLVRFAPHLEWVDAPLRTLVERATGLPVVVGNDASLGALAEHLFGAGRGVDDIVYLNGGASGIGGGLIVHGMPVGGAGGFAGEFGQNRPGIASRDDRRATGGVLEDEVSRARLLEVAGLAGADEPTLAAALAASDSPQVSAELARQRRILATALANAVNVLNPSLVVLGGFLATIAESDPDALAAAVAEQAMPAAAEDLSLRVAALGEDRLAIGAAELGFQALLEDPLSAAEDSAGAD; this comes from the coding sequence GTGTCAGACCGCGCCGGAACGTTCGACGGCGTACACCGTCGGAACCTCTCGAAGCTCCTCGGGCTCGTGCACCTCGAGGGGCCGCTCTCACGTGCCCGGCTCACCGGAGCGACCGGTCTCAACCGGTCGACCGTAGCCGCACTCGTTGCCGAGCTCGTCGAGCTCGGACTCGTCGAGGAACGCGCGCCCGACCCCACGAATCGCGTAGGTCGTCCTTCTCCCGTGATCGCTCCGCACCCGGATGTCACAGCGATCACCGTCAACCCCGAGGTCGACGCCGTGACGATCGCCGCCGTCGGCCTCGACGGGCGGATCCCGATGCGCGAGCGTGTCGAGGTCGACCACCTCGTGTCCCCGGAGGAAACCGCGCGACTCGTCGCCGACATCCTTACCGCCTGGCGCTCGGGGCCGCTGAGCCGCGCTCGCATCGTCGCCGTCGGGCTCGCGGTGCCCGGGCTCGTGCGCGCCTCCGACGGCCTGGTGCGCTTCGCGCCGCACCTCGAATGGGTGGATGCCCCGCTCCGAACGCTCGTCGAGCGCGCGACGGGCCTGCCCGTCGTGGTCGGCAACGACGCGAGCCTGGGCGCACTCGCCGAGCACCTCTTCGGGGCCGGACGCGGCGTCGACGACATCGTCTACCTCAACGGCGGCGCGAGCGGCATCGGCGGCGGGCTCATCGTGCACGGCATGCCGGTGGGCGGTGCGGGCGGGTTCGCGGGAGAGTTCGGCCAGAACCGGCCCGGCATCGCGTCGCGTGACGATCGGCGCGCGACGGGCGGAGTGCTCGAGGATGAAGTCAGCCGCGCCCGGCTGCTCGAGGTGGCGGGCCTCGCCGGCGCCGACGAGCCGACACTCGCGGCGGCGCTCGCGGCATCCGACTCACCCCAAGTGTCGGCCGAGCTCGCGCGACAGCGTCGCATTCTGGCGACGGCGCTCGCGAACGCCGTGAACGTGCTCAACCCCTCGCTCGTGGTGCTCGGCGGGTTCCTCGCCACCATCGCGGAAAGCGATCCCGACGCGCTCGCCGCTGCCGTGGCCGAGCAGGCCATGCCCGCCGCGGCCGAGGACCTCTCCCTGCGGGTCGCTGCCCTCGGGGAGGACCGGCTCGCGATCGGCGCCGCCGAACTCGGCTTCCAGGCCCTGCTCGAGGATCCGCTCTCCGCAGCCGAAGACTCGGCCGGGGCCGACTGA
- a CDS encoding CocE/NonD family hydrolase, with translation MLDILRISPAPESLLSFPVRIRLRDGVSLAGDVYLPGAPDSADATPGDTILIRLPYDKSGVYCFIPLIAEYFTRHGYRVVAQDVRGKFRSEGDALLFVNEVNDGYDTIEWITQQNWSNGRVAMWGDSYYGYTQWAAAASGHAALKAISPRVTGTELGEPVRRNGTGRTHAVEWGVTYMYPLTQFFDNDALHWEPDWSRRDFAAQAEEFMSQVGRRGLSYDQWYPNPVRLQRFPNGDPFGGRSVPVLHTIGWWDNCAPLSWADVDQIKRHPN, from the coding sequence ATGCTCGACATCCTGCGTATCTCCCCGGCGCCCGAGAGCTTGCTCTCGTTCCCGGTGCGGATTCGTCTGCGTGATGGGGTGTCGCTCGCCGGCGATGTGTACCTGCCCGGCGCTCCTGACAGCGCCGACGCCACGCCGGGCGACACGATCCTCATCCGGTTGCCGTACGACAAGTCGGGCGTCTACTGCTTCATTCCCCTGATTGCCGAGTACTTCACCCGCCACGGCTACCGCGTCGTGGCGCAAGACGTGCGTGGCAAGTTCCGTTCCGAGGGCGATGCGCTGCTCTTCGTGAACGAGGTGAACGACGGTTACGACACGATCGAGTGGATCACGCAGCAGAACTGGTCGAATGGTCGCGTCGCGATGTGGGGCGACAGTTACTACGGATACACGCAATGGGCGGCTGCCGCGAGCGGCCATGCGGCGTTGAAAGCGATCTCGCCCCGCGTGACCGGCACCGAACTCGGCGAGCCCGTGCGTCGCAACGGAACCGGGCGCACGCACGCGGTCGAGTGGGGAGTGACCTACATGTATCCGCTCACCCAGTTCTTCGACAACGATGCGTTGCACTGGGAGCCTGACTGGTCGCGTCGCGACTTCGCAGCCCAGGCGGAGGAGTTCATGTCCCAAGTCGGGCGCCGCGGACTCTCGTACGACCAGTGGTACCCGAACCCGGTGCGGTTGCAGCGCTTCCCGAACGGCGACCCGTTCGGCGGACGATCGGTGCCGGTGCTGCACACCATCGGCTGGTGGGACAACTGCGCCCCCCTCTCCTGGGCGGATGTCGATCAGATCAAGCGGCACCCGAACTGA
- a CDS encoding TetR family transcriptional regulator, with translation MGRPSIAAVRREQILDATMSTIAEHGVHGATLDRIADSAGMSRGHVRHFVGNRDRLLLDTAIAVFADRSGRVGSILPSEIADLEGALDYLFGPEFNSPDRENAVVLGLVELSRVTPDIADVLTTAYTATRAQLAELVARAHPDASQESCLTAAYGVLTCALGSVFLGDFDRDPARMTRTRAAAESLVAAL, from the coding sequence ATGGGACGCCCCTCTATCGCCGCGGTGCGCCGTGAGCAGATCCTCGACGCCACGATGTCGACGATCGCCGAGCACGGAGTTCACGGCGCAACGCTCGACCGAATCGCCGACAGTGCCGGGATGTCGCGGGGCCACGTTCGGCACTTCGTGGGAAACCGCGACCGGCTGCTCCTCGACACGGCGATCGCGGTTTTCGCAGATCGAAGCGGCCGGGTCGGCTCGATCCTCCCGTCCGAGATCGCCGACCTCGAGGGCGCACTGGACTACCTCTTCGGCCCCGAGTTCAATTCTCCCGACCGGGAGAACGCGGTCGTGCTCGGGCTCGTCGAACTCTCGCGCGTGACCCCCGACATCGCAGACGTGCTCACGACGGCATACACGGCCACACGTGCGCAGCTCGCCGAACTGGTCGCGCGAGCCCACCCCGACGCATCGCAGGAGTCGTGCCTGACGGCTGCATACGGAGTGCTGACGTGCGCCCTGGGGTCGGTCTTCCTCGGCGATTTCGATCGTGACCCGGCCCGAATGACACGGACGCGCGCCGCCGCCGAGTCCCTGGTCGCCGCGCTCTGA
- a CDS encoding NAD(P)H-dependent oxidoreductase yields the protein MNLFTLMQQRTAEAGPIRVGVIGAGKFASMFLTQAVGSENLHVVGVADINVPKAKDALARTGWPAERYAASSLDDAVRTGATAVIDDSTALITHPAIEVVLEITGNPLVGTHHAVTAIDNGKHVIMVNVEADCMVGPILQRRAQAAGVIYAMAYGDQPALICELVDWCRTVGFDVVAAGKGTKYLPEYNYSTPDTVWNYYGFTDEQLASGDYNPKMFNSFLDGTKSAIEMAAVANGTGLIPQDEGLLFPAASKDDLPTVFRENRLAGGSLTRRGTVEIASSMYRDGREVPDNLRWGVYVTFEATTDYAVQCFKEYGVHTDETGRYGSLYRPYHMIGLELGVSIAAAVLRGEPTGAPTGFRGDVVTTAKKDLRAGDTLDGEGGYTVFGKLAPAHISLERNALPLGLAHGAKLIRDVSKDQTVSWDDVQLDESQFAVQIRRQLESEFRAEHAATA from the coding sequence GTGAATCTCTTCACGCTCATGCAGCAGCGCACCGCTGAGGCGGGTCCGATCCGTGTCGGCGTCATCGGAGCCGGGAAGTTCGCATCGATGTTCCTCACGCAGGCGGTCGGCAGCGAGAATCTGCACGTCGTCGGCGTCGCCGACATCAACGTGCCGAAGGCGAAGGACGCCCTGGCTCGCACCGGTTGGCCGGCCGAGCGGTACGCGGCATCCTCGCTCGATGATGCGGTGCGCACCGGCGCGACCGCTGTGATCGACGACTCCACGGCGCTCATCACGCACCCGGCGATCGAGGTGGTGCTCGAGATCACGGGCAACCCGCTCGTCGGCACCCACCACGCGGTCACCGCGATCGACAACGGCAAGCACGTGATCATGGTGAACGTCGAGGCCGACTGCATGGTCGGGCCGATTCTTCAGCGTCGCGCCCAGGCGGCCGGCGTGATCTACGCGATGGCATACGGCGACCAGCCCGCCCTCATCTGCGAACTCGTCGACTGGTGCCGCACCGTCGGCTTCGACGTGGTCGCCGCGGGCAAGGGAACGAAGTACCTGCCCGAGTACAACTACTCCACCCCCGACACGGTGTGGAACTACTACGGGTTCACCGATGAACAGCTCGCGAGCGGCGACTACAACCCGAAGATGTTCAACTCATTCCTCGACGGCACGAAGTCCGCCATCGAGATGGCGGCGGTCGCCAATGGCACCGGGCTCATCCCGCAGGACGAAGGGTTGCTGTTCCCGGCAGCGAGTAAAGACGATCTGCCCACGGTCTTTCGCGAGAACCGCCTCGCGGGCGGCAGCCTCACGCGGCGTGGCACCGTCGAGATCGCCTCGAGCATGTACCGCGACGGGCGCGAGGTGCCCGACAACCTGCGTTGGGGTGTCTACGTCACGTTCGAAGCGACCACCGACTACGCCGTGCAGTGCTTCAAGGAGTACGGCGTGCACACCGACGAGACGGGACGCTACGGCTCGCTCTACCGCCCGTACCACATGATCGGGCTCGAACTCGGCGTGTCGATCGCAGCCGCAGTGCTGCGCGGTGAGCCGACCGGAGCGCCGACAGGGTTCCGTGGCGATGTCGTGACCACCGCCAAGAAGGACCTCCGCGCCGGCGACACGCTCGACGGCGAGGGCGGGTACACCGTGTTCGGCAAGCTCGCGCCCGCGCACATCTCGCTCGAACGCAATGCCCTCCCACTCGGACTCGCGCACGGCGCGAAGCTCATCCGCGACGTGTCCAAAGACCAGACCGTCTCGTGGGACGACGTGCAGCTCGACGAATCGCAGTTCGCGGTGCAGATCCGGCGGCAGCTCGAGAGCGAGTTCCGCGCCGAGCACGCCGCCACGGCCTGA
- a CDS encoding FadR/GntR family transcriptional regulator — protein sequence MAAIGEGWEPVQRIRTYEQVMAQIEERILDGRLKAGDHLPSERELAASLGVSRPSLRESLRVLEALGVVEIRRGGGPDGGAVLLSTPGDGMVNLLKLQIALAHFSWSDVLETRLALESWSVEEAAYRSDDDDHRDLAAILDRMDDSRIDSSEFNRLDAAFHMRIAESTGNALTAHFMGSLRTAIHRQMVQMYAELDDWRETAKTVRAEHRAILDAIVAGDGSAAAKGMRAHINDFYKLNTHGGNAPRT from the coding sequence ATGGCGGCGATCGGCGAAGGATGGGAGCCCGTCCAGCGCATCCGCACCTACGAACAGGTGATGGCTCAGATCGAGGAGCGCATCCTCGACGGGCGCCTGAAGGCGGGAGACCACCTGCCCAGCGAACGCGAACTCGCCGCCTCGCTGGGGGTCTCCCGACCGTCCCTGCGCGAATCGTTGCGGGTGCTCGAAGCACTCGGGGTCGTCGAGATCAGACGCGGCGGGGGGCCAGACGGGGGCGCGGTGCTCCTCTCGACGCCTGGCGACGGCATGGTCAACCTGCTCAAGCTCCAGATCGCACTGGCCCACTTCAGTTGGAGCGACGTTCTCGAGACTCGCCTCGCACTCGAGTCCTGGAGCGTGGAGGAGGCCGCCTACCGTTCCGATGACGATGATCACCGCGATCTCGCCGCGATCCTCGATCGCATGGACGACTCTCGCATCGATTCATCCGAGTTCAATCGTCTCGATGCCGCGTTCCATATGCGAATCGCGGAATCGACCGGCAACGCCCTCACCGCTCACTTCATGGGTTCGCTGCGAACCGCGATCCATCGCCAGATGGTGCAGATGTACGCAGAACTCGACGACTGGCGCGAGACGGCCAAGACGGTTCGCGCGGAACACCGCGCAATCCTCGACGCCATCGTCGCGGGCGATGGCAGCGCCGCCGCCAAAGGCATGCGGGCACACATCAACGACTTCTACAAGCTCAACACTCATGGCGGGAACGCCCCCCGGACCTGA
- a CDS encoding MFS transporter, with protein sequence MTNTTIDMRERAEHGSPDKLRTAIGSAVGTTIENYDFLAYGTAAALYFNTVFFHADDPVVGVLLGFATFGIGFAMRPLGGVIGGYLGDRIGRKPVLVGALLLMGISTVLIGVLPTYQQVGLLAPILLTLIRIIQGIAFGAEWGGAILMTFEHAPWKKRGKYTAIPQAGVPLGLLLANLVFLWSTNLDSELAWRLPFLLSSVLIIAGLVIRATVSESPEFEDTKTAGLVVKNPLKEVFKNDWRTILRVIALRLAESGGFYVIVTYMLSYLTTGDEPLTDRATALTGLVTAAAIGLFTTILFGAVSDRVGRRRVYLFGTILLIAFAFPMFLLVNTGLPYLIVFVYIIAMSIIHDSLAGTQGAWFSELFSTNVRSSGASIGYQFSAAISGFIPLIAAAVAVPLGWGGVAWVYLGCGLLGLIGTLLTRETWGPSDRALVDEIIAKS encoded by the coding sequence ATGACGAACACGACCATCGACATGCGGGAGCGAGCCGAGCACGGCTCACCCGACAAGCTCAGGACCGCCATCGGCAGCGCCGTCGGCACCACCATCGAGAACTACGACTTCCTCGCATACGGCACCGCAGCGGCGCTGTACTTCAACACCGTCTTCTTCCACGCCGACGACCCGGTGGTGGGCGTGCTGCTCGGCTTCGCCACGTTCGGCATCGGCTTCGCGATGCGCCCGCTCGGCGGCGTCATCGGCGGGTACCTCGGCGACCGCATCGGCCGCAAGCCCGTGCTCGTCGGCGCGTTGCTGCTGATGGGCATCTCGACGGTGCTGATCGGCGTGCTTCCGACCTACCAGCAGGTCGGGCTGCTCGCGCCGATCCTGCTCACCCTCATTCGCATCATCCAGGGCATCGCCTTCGGCGCGGAATGGGGCGGTGCGATCCTCATGACGTTCGAGCACGCGCCGTGGAAGAAGCGGGGCAAGTACACCGCGATCCCGCAGGCCGGTGTGCCGCTCGGGCTGCTGCTCGCCAACCTCGTGTTCCTCTGGTCGACGAACCTCGACAGTGAACTCGCGTGGCGCCTGCCGTTCCTGCTCTCGTCGGTGCTCATCATCGCCGGACTCGTCATCCGCGCGACGGTGTCGGAGTCGCCCGAGTTCGAAGACACGAAGACTGCCGGACTGGTCGTGAAGAACCCGCTCAAAGAGGTCTTCAAGAACGACTGGCGCACGATCTTGCGGGTCATCGCCCTGCGGTTGGCCGAGTCGGGCGGGTTCTACGTCATCGTCACCTACATGCTGTCGTACCTCACGACCGGCGACGAGCCCCTCACCGATCGGGCGACCGCACTGACCGGTCTCGTCACCGCCGCGGCGATCGGGCTCTTCACCACGATCCTGTTCGGCGCCGTGAGCGACCGGGTCGGGCGCAGGCGCGTGTACCTGTTCGGCACCATCCTGTTGATCGCGTTCGCGTTCCCCATGTTCCTGCTGGTCAACACCGGACTGCCGTACCTGATCGTGTTCGTCTACATCATCGCGATGTCGATCATCCACGATTCCCTCGCCGGCACGCAGGGTGCCTGGTTCTCGGAACTCTTCAGCACGAACGTGCGTTCGTCTGGTGCGTCGATCGGATACCAGTTCTCGGCCGCGATCTCGGGATTCATTCCGCTCATCGCCGCGGCGGTCGCCGTGCCGCTCGGCTGGGGCGGTGTCGCCTGGGTCTACCTCGGCTGCGGACTGCTCGGGCTGATCGGCACCCTCCTCACTCGTGAGACCTGGGGCCCGAGTGACCGGGCACTCGTCGACGAGATCATCGCCAAGTCGTGA
- a CDS encoding four-carbon acid sugar kinase family protein, translating to MKTIVLDDDPTGTQSATGVTVLLESNADLLTEALEHAESVYVQTNSRALDEATAVALVRRIRSDGEEAARRLGDEVRFVLRGDSTLRGHVFAETEPFLDDAAVMLFVPAFPDGGRTTRDGVHLVRVAGVDVPAHESEYADDPVFGFSTGVLVDYITEKSGRRAIAASLDAVRSGDLAATIAHAPAGSVIAPDAVDADDIAAIARAVDDATAAGATVVVRCAAPLAAELAGVASRGLLPTPLVPATQPVLLVCGSHTSGASAQLEPLVESWGAPAVIDTDAALVDPEAAGLTTAGIARAHLGSRPLAIVTSERSRSASHNTLAHGEKVMTALTTAVRSLLPEVAVVVSKGGITSAEVARTGIGASSAVVLGQVLPGVSVWQLASHDERELLYVVVPGNVGAPDTLVRVLDALRLSHS from the coding sequence ATGAAGACCATCGTCCTCGACGACGACCCCACCGGCACGCAGTCGGCAACGGGTGTGACCGTGCTCCTCGAAAGCAACGCCGACCTGCTCACCGAAGCCCTCGAGCACGCTGAGAGCGTGTACGTGCAGACGAACAGTCGCGCGCTCGACGAGGCGACCGCGGTGGCGCTGGTCCGCCGCATCCGATCCGACGGTGAGGAGGCCGCACGCCGCCTCGGCGACGAGGTGCGATTCGTGCTGCGGGGCGACTCCACGCTGCGGGGGCACGTCTTCGCCGAGACCGAGCCCTTCCTCGACGACGCGGCCGTCATGCTGTTCGTACCGGCGTTTCCGGATGGCGGACGCACCACTCGCGACGGCGTGCACCTGGTGCGCGTCGCCGGCGTCGATGTGCCGGCCCACGAGAGCGAGTACGCGGATGACCCGGTCTTCGGGTTCTCCACCGGTGTGCTGGTCGACTACATCACCGAGAAGTCGGGCCGGCGCGCGATCGCCGCATCACTCGACGCGGTGCGAAGTGGCGACCTCGCCGCAACAATCGCACACGCTCCGGCGGGGTCGGTCATCGCGCCCGATGCGGTCGACGCCGACGATATCGCCGCGATCGCTCGCGCGGTCGACGACGCCACCGCAGCGGGCGCGACGGTCGTCGTGCGCTGCGCCGCCCCCCTCGCCGCAGAGCTCGCCGGAGTGGCGAGCCGTGGCCTGCTGCCAACGCCGCTGGTACCGGCCACACAACCCGTCCTGCTGGTGTGCGGTTCACACACCTCGGGTGCGAGCGCGCAGCTCGAGCCGCTGGTCGAGTCCTGGGGTGCCCCGGCCGTCATCGACACGGATGCCGCGCTGGTGGATCCTGAAGCCGCCGGGCTCACCACCGCCGGAATCGCTCGCGCCCACCTCGGCTCCCGCCCGCTCGCGATCGTGACGAGCGAACGCAGCAGATCCGCGTCGCACAACACGCTCGCCCATGGCGAGAAGGTCATGACCGCGCTCACCACCGCAGTGCGCTCGCTGCTGCCGGAGGTCGCCGTCGTCGTCTCGAAGGGCGGGATCACGTCTGCCGAGGTCGCACGTACCGGGATCGGTGCGTCGTCGGCCGTCGTGCTCGGGCAGGTGCTGCCCGGCGTCTCCGTTTGGCAGCTCGCCTCACATGACGAGCGCGAACTGCTGTACGTCGTCGTTCCCGGCAACGTCGGTGCTCCCGACACGCTGGTGCGGGTGCTCGACGCGCTGCGTCTCAGCCATTCGTGA
- a CDS encoding nuclear transport factor 2 family protein: MQLTPVETLAAATTAAFGDRDVAAIDTYFGPYTQHSTLAGDGIDGLKGLVSSLTDDFRYEPARTIADGNLVVTQGTYYGFGPAPLTGFDVWRVEDGKIVEHWDSLTPVVTNTVSGRTQTDGPTQITDLDKTAANKALVTEFADVVLVGADYSKLADFISTEQYDQHNPEAADGLAGFGAAVENWGVQGKTLAYKKVHQVIAEGDFVFTRAEGDFGVPSIYNDLWRVKDGKIVEHWDVVIPVPATLPHDNGVF, from the coding sequence ATGCAACTGACTCCTGTCGAAACCCTCGCCGCCGCCACGACCGCCGCCTTCGGTGACCGTGACGTCGCTGCGATCGACACGTACTTCGGCCCCTACACCCAGCACTCCACGCTCGCCGGTGACGGCATCGACGGCCTCAAGGGCCTCGTGTCCTCGCTGACCGACGACTTTCGGTACGAGCCCGCACGCACCATCGCCGACGGCAACCTCGTCGTCACCCAGGGCACCTACTACGGCTTCGGCCCCGCCCCGCTCACCGGGTTCGACGTGTGGCGCGTCGAAGACGGCAAGATCGTCGAGCACTGGGACTCGCTCACCCCCGTCGTGACGAACACGGTCAGCGGTCGCACGCAGACCGACGGCCCGACTCAGATCACCGATCTGGACAAGACCGCAGCCAACAAGGCGCTGGTCACCGAGTTCGCTGACGTGGTGCTCGTCGGTGCGGACTACAGCAAGCTCGCCGACTTCATCTCCACCGAGCAGTACGACCAGCACAACCCCGAGGCAGCTGACGGCCTCGCCGGATTCGGCGCCGCTGTGGAGAACTGGGGTGTCCAGGGCAAGACCCTCGCGTACAAGAAGGTGCACCAGGTCATCGCTGAGGGCGACTTCGTCTTCACCCGCGCCGAGGGCGACTTCGGCGTGCCATCGATCTACAACGACCTCTGGCGCGTCAAGGACGGCAAGATCGTCGAGCACTGGGACGTCGTCATCCCCGTGCCGGCAACCCTCCCGCACGACAACGGCGTCTTCTGA
- a CDS encoding winged helix-turn-helix transcriptional regulator, translated as MVEWNPYDRNCPTRKLLDRIGDRWTVLVVGALSDGPLRFSELAARIDGVSQKMLTQTLRGLERDGLVTRTVTAAVPARVDYELTDAGRTLQDPLKALEDWAKAHMGPILESRDRFAAEVAR; from the coding sequence ATGGTGGAGTGGAATCCGTACGACCGCAACTGTCCGACGCGGAAGTTGCTTGATCGCATCGGGGATCGGTGGACGGTTCTCGTGGTGGGGGCACTCTCGGACGGGCCACTGCGTTTCTCCGAACTGGCCGCCCGCATCGACGGGGTGTCGCAGAAGATGCTCACCCAGACACTCCGCGGGTTGGAGCGGGACGGTCTGGTGACGCGGACCGTCACCGCCGCGGTGCCGGCCCGTGTGGACTACGAGCTCACCGACGCGGGGCGCACGCTTCAAGACCCGCTGAAAGCGCTGGAGGATTGGGCGAAAGCCCACATGGGACCGATTCTGGAATCTCGGGATCGCTTCGCCGCCGAAGTCGCCCGATGA
- a CDS encoding macro domain-containing protein: protein MARLVGYFIDDALSADQAADVRARKLGSAFDERALLAALLASRRPGAIPDAVLTELEELLAHERDARGRVEASNLPTLAEQGTVTPAFPVERVAFWRGDLTRLRADAIVNAANDRMLGCFVPGHACIDNAIHAAAGPRLREECAEHIRRQGAPEPTSHAVITDGYQLPAAHVIHTVGPIVQGKLTAHDRRLLADSYRAILDAAAAHPDITTVGLCSVSTGVFGFPKKPAASICLDTIARWFEEHPENSLRIVISLFAEVDEDAYRAALSERTSA, encoded by the coding sequence GTGGCCCGGCTGGTGGGCTACTTCATCGATGATGCACTCAGCGCCGACCAGGCCGCCGACGTCCGCGCCCGTAAGCTCGGCAGTGCATTCGACGAACGGGCGCTGCTGGCCGCCCTGTTGGCATCCCGCCGCCCAGGCGCGATCCCCGACGCAGTGCTGACCGAGCTCGAGGAACTGCTCGCTCACGAGCGAGACGCGCGCGGGCGCGTCGAAGCGTCGAATCTCCCGACATTGGCCGAACAGGGCACGGTGACGCCCGCCTTCCCGGTCGAGCGGGTCGCATTCTGGCGCGGTGACCTGACCCGGCTTCGCGCGGACGCGATCGTCAACGCGGCCAACGACCGGATGCTCGGCTGCTTCGTCCCCGGGCACGCGTGCATCGACAACGCCATCCACGCCGCCGCCGGACCACGCCTGCGCGAGGAATGCGCCGAGCACATCCGCCGCCAAGGAGCCCCCGAGCCCACCAGTCACGCCGTGATCACCGACGGCTACCAGCTGCCGGCAGCGCACGTCATCCACACGGTCGGCCCGATCGTGCAAGGCAAACTCACCGCCCACGATCGCCGGCTCCTCGCCGACAGCTACCGAGCGATCCTCGATGCTGCAGCAGCCCATCCGGACATCACCACGGTGGGGCTGTGCAGTGTCTCCACGGGCGTGTTCGGTTTCCCGAAGAAGCCGGCCGCGAGCATCTGCCTCGACACCATCGCACGCTGGTTCGAGGAACACCCGGAAAACTCGCTGCGCATCGTCATCAGCCTGTTCGCCGAAGTCGACGAGGACGCGTACCGCGCCGCCCTCTCCGAGAGGACATCAGCATGA